From the genome of Thermoflexus hugenholtzii JAD2:
CCGGGGATGGATGGCCTGGCAGCGACCCGCGAGATCGTCCGCATTGCCCCCCGCACCCGGGTGCTGATCCTGAGCCAGCATGAGAACCGGGAGTATGTGATGCCGGCGCTGCGAGCGGGGGCCTCCGGCTATGTGCTCAAGCGGGCCCCCGATGAGACCCTGATCCGGGCGATCCGAGCGGTCTACGCCGGTGAAACCTATATGGATCCTCGCCTGACGGACCTCCTGGTGGAAGAGGTGCGGCGCTCCGGGGAAGGGCCGACGGATCCCCTGGAGACCCTCAGCGAGCGGGAACGGGAGATCCTGGTCCTCCTGGCCCAGGGGAAGAGCTATCAGGAGATCGCCCAGACGCTGTTCATCAGCGTGAAGACGGTGGATTTCCACCGGGCGAACCTAATGCGCAAGCTCGGCCTGAAGAACCGCGCGGAGCTCGTCCAGTTCGCCATGCGCCGGGGTCTGATTTAGGAAGCTCGCCCGGTGCGCCGGCTTCTCGGAGGACCGGTCAGGGTGTTCCGTGGCAGCGCCGGAAGTTCCGGAGGTGTTCCTCCTGGGTGCGGGCAAACCAGTGGCTGCCGTCTTTCTTCAGGCAGTCCGCCATGAAGTAGAGATAATCCGTCTGCGCCGGGTTGAGGACCGCCTCGATGGAGGCCAGGCCCGGGTTGGCGATGGGCCCGGGAGGCAGCCCTGGATAGCGATAGGTGTTATACGGGGAGTCCACCTGCAGGTCGTCTAAGGTGAGGGGGCTCTTCCACCACGTTTTCTGATCCGCCTGATACCCCAGGGCGTACTGCACCGTGGGATCGGCGTCCAGCTTCATCCCGATGGCCAGCCGGTTGAGGTAGACGCTGGCAATGAGGGGGCGCTCCGCAGGGAGGACAGCCTCCCGTTCCACGATGGAGGCCAGGGTGACGACCTGATGGAGGGTGAGTCCCCGGGCCCGGGCGGCAGCGATCCGCTCCGGCGTCACCTTGCGCCCGAAGTTCTCCAGCATCCGCGCGATCAGATCCTCCGCCGTGGCGTCCCGGGCCAGCCGGTAGGTGTCGGGGAACAGATAGCCTTCCAGCGTCGCCCCCGGCGGCAGGTCGGCGAGGAAGGCGAAGCGGGCGCGCCAGCGCATCCCATCCCGCGCGGCGGACAGGACGGCGGAGGCCGAAAGATGGGTCTGGGCGGCGACGGCCTCGGCCACCTCCTCCAGGCGCAGGCCCTCCCGGATGCGCACCGTCCAC
Proteins encoded in this window:
- a CDS encoding response regulator, which gives rise to MGIRILIADDHAIVRAGIRALLQLYPDFEVVGEAADGHEAILQTRRLQPDIVLMDIGMPGMDGLAATREIVRIAPRTRVLILSQHENREYVMPALRAGASGYVLKRAPDETLIRAIRAVYAGETYMDPRLTDLLVEEVRRSGEGPTDPLETLSEREREILVLLAQGKSYQEIAQTLFISVKTVDFHRANLMRKLGLKNRAELVQFAMRRGLI
- the mltG gene encoding endolytic transglycosylase MltG produces the protein MARRRASRSLWRWLLMIGTVVFFCGALGAALLPRLGRPDAGAGPTLSGSPLDWGLGLYLFLRRDDLQQPAGSDPTPVTFVIQPGQSVTEVAQALEEAGLIQDAFLFRAYVRYHGLDREIQAGEYTLRKTMTIPQVAEALRAGRKAEWTVRIREGLRLEEVAEAVAAQTHLSASAVLSAARDGMRWRARFAFLADLPPGATLEGYLFPDTYRLARDATAEDLIARMLENFGRKVTPERIAAARARGLTLHQVVTLASIVEREAVLPAERPLIASVYLNRLAIGMKLDADPTVQYALGYQADQKTWWKSPLTLDDLQVDSPYNTYRYPGLPPGPIANPGLASIEAVLNPAQTDYLYFMADCLKKDGSHWFARTQEEHLRNFRRCHGTP